TACCTGCTGACGCATACCTGTACGCCACACACTCAAGTACCACCTAATGCTGCTTGGCTTGCCGATGTGCTTGCTTATCATGGACCTTATTTAGAGCTGCGGCAGGCTTGTACTGGTTTTGCCAATAGTCTACAAATTGCCTCGGCTTTTTGCGCGACCACGCCAAAACCTGTCGCCATTGTTGGGGTTGAAACTGGCTCTGTTTATTTTGATATGAGCAAGGAGTTTATCGACACTGAGCAGTTGGTTAATTATGTGCAAATGGGCGATGGCGCTGCGGCTTGTATTGTTGGGCCGCAAGCCACTGACAATTCAAACTTAGCATTGCTTAGCGATATTTATCTTGGTCAGGTAGGGCATGACAAACAGCCTGGATTTTACCTAGATTCAGGTTCAAACGATGTGGGTGAGAAACGCATGGCGCGTTTTCACCACAATACCGCTGCGGTGCGGGCTCAAGGAAGTCAGCTATTTGAACTAGGCTGGCAAGCGCTGCAAAGTCGAGGTTATCAGTTAGACGATTTTGCTTATATTTTGCCTCATCAAGCCAATGGACATATCGACAGCTTAATGGCAAAAGAGTTAGGCATAGAACCACAGCGGATAATTAATGATGCTAAGCACTTAGGTAACTTAGGCTCTGCTGCTATTTGGGTGAGTTTGTCTCGGTTGATCCACTCAGGTAAGTTAACTTCGGGCGATAAAGTTGCCGTGCTCGGCGCAGAGGCGACCAAGTATTTGTATGGCGGTTTTGTTTATCACCATAAATAGTTCATTTTAAGTTCTGTGTAATCATTCGAATTACAGATACAAAAATGCCCGCACGATGATGTCGTTAGCGGGCATTTTCTATCTGGCTAGCTTTTGATGACGCTTATCGGTTTAGCGACTCATTTTCAGGGAAGTTAACCTGCATCACCATTTGTGCATGTTCTTTTAGCTTGTCTTGCCCTAACTCATCGTAAGCGATGGTCATGATTTCCAATGCGCGCTCAGTTGCAGGTGTCCCTGGGAATTTCTCTAACACAGTTTGCGCACGCACTGCCGCAGCGCTCCACGCGTTCATTTTGACATAATATTCAGCCACCTTGATTGAATACATCGCTAGGCGGTTTTTCAAAAACTGCATACGCTTTTGCGCGTCAGCTGCATAAGGGCTGTTTGGGTAGGTCTTAATCAAACGCTCAAAGTCACGGAATGCATCTTGGGCGTTTTTAGGGTCACGATCGGTGCGATCAATGTTCATCATCTGATGGAACAAATAATTATCAGCCTGCATGTTGGTTAGGCCGCGCATGTAGTACACGTAATCAATGTTTGGATGCGTTGGGTTTAAGCGAATAAAACGGTCGATGTTAGCAATACCTGAAGCTGCATCGTCCATTTTGTAATAAGCGAAAATGAGGTCAAGTTGTACTTGAGTTTTGTGCGCACCAAATGGGTAACGCGAGTCTAGTGCTTCAAGCGAACGTACTGCTTTTGAGTAATTGCCGAGCTCCATTGAGGTGCGAGCTTGTTTATAAAGTACTTCTGGAGAGGCTTTACTGGCTGTGAGTTCTTCTTCTGATTGATTGCTACTACAGGCAGTTAGCGCCAATGTTGCGATTAACGCTAGACCTTTTGCATATTTATACATACTTGAATTCAATTCTTTTATAAGTTGTAGTTAAGAATTTTTCCATTTCACGGTAAAATAGAAAACATCCGATTGTAACAGATAGCACATTTACTTTGGACCCCAATATCGGGGTACGGTTCCTATGACACAACAGATTAATCTAAAAAGCGAGATCACAGCAACACAAACCGGCCTAAGATTGGACAGAGCATTGGCCGAATTGTTCCCTGATTATTCCCGTACACGCATCAAAGAATGGATCCTATCTGGTGCAGTTAGCATTGACGGTACCACAGTTGATAAGCCGCGCGAAAAAGTTTTTGAGTCGCAAGAAATTGCAATTGACGCCACGCTGGAAGAAGAAGTCCATGCCGAAGCCCAAGACATTGACCTCAACATTGTTTACGAAGATGACCACATTATAGTTATCAACAAGCAAGCTGGCTTGGTGGTTCACCCAGGTGCGGGTAATGCCGATGGCACGTTAATGAATGCCTTGTTGCATCATCACCCTGAAATTGAACATGTACCGAGAGCTGGTATTGTTCATCGTCTGGATAAAGACACCACAGGTTTGATGGTGGTGGCTAAAACCGTTGAAGCGCAAACTCACTTAGTCGCCGCGCTGCAGGCTCGTGACATTGTTCGTGAATACGAAGCGCTAGTCACTGGCACTATGACAGCGGGCGGCACAGTCGATGAGCCAATTGATCGTCATGAAACTAAGCGCACACAAATGGCGGTAGTTCATGGTGGCCGTCCATCGGTTACACATTACCGTGTTGCTGAGAAGTTTCGTGCGCACACGCGTTTACGTCTGCGCCTTGAAACAGGTCGTACTCACCAAATTCGTGTGCATATGGCCCATATTGGTCATGTGTTGGTTGGTGACCCTGTATATGGCGGCCGCCCGCGCCCGCCGAAAAAGGCTAGC
This DNA window, taken from Shewanella maritima, encodes the following:
- a CDS encoding 3-oxoacyl-ACP synthase III family protein — its product is MAVKFAANDLAVYGIAHQLPNERVDNAHLLAALAEKCGRFAARKAKSITKHLGIESRYLVRDLTTATSSANPSSIELSKQVISQALAHADMTAADLDYLLTHTCTPHTQVPPNAAWLADVLAYHGPYLELRQACTGFANSLQIASAFCATTPKPVAIVGVETGSVYFDMSKEFIDTEQLVNYVQMGDGAAACIVGPQATDNSNLALLSDIYLGQVGHDKQPGFYLDSGSNDVGEKRMARFHHNTAAVRAQGSQLFELGWQALQSRGYQLDDFAYILPHQANGHIDSLMAKELGIEPQRIINDAKHLGNLGSAAIWVSLSRLIHSGKLTSGDKVAVLGAEATKYLYGGFVYHHK
- a CDS encoding outer membrane protein assembly factor BamD; the encoded protein is MYKYAKGLALIATLALTACSSNQSEEELTASKASPEVLYKQARTSMELGNYSKAVRSLEALDSRYPFGAHKTQVQLDLIFAYYKMDDAASGIANIDRFIRLNPTHPNIDYVYYMRGLTNMQADNYLFHQMMNIDRTDRDPKNAQDAFRDFERLIKTYPNSPYAADAQKRMQFLKNRLAMYSIKVAEYYVKMNAWSAAAVRAQTVLEKFPGTPATERALEIMTIAYDELGQDKLKEHAQMVMQVNFPENESLNR
- the rluD gene encoding 23S rRNA pseudouridine(1911/1915/1917) synthase RluD, which gives rise to MTQQINLKSEITATQTGLRLDRALAELFPDYSRTRIKEWILSGAVSIDGTTVDKPREKVFESQEIAIDATLEEEVHAEAQDIDLNIVYEDDHIIVINKQAGLVVHPGAGNADGTLMNALLHHHPEIEHVPRAGIVHRLDKDTTGLMVVAKTVEAQTHLVAALQARDIVREYEALVTGTMTAGGTVDEPIDRHETKRTQMAVVHGGRPSVTHYRVAEKFRAHTRLRLRLETGRTHQIRVHMAHIGHVLVGDPVYGGRPRPPKKASEEFFDTLKDFKRQALHAVRLELAHPFTCEIMTWHAPIPDDMVKLTKAMRKDLEENPVEYL